In a genomic window of Temperatibacter marinus:
- the cobS gene encoding cobaltochelatase subunit CobS, with product MSKQMEAVGLPDTTVTVREVFGLNIEMDVPAFSQRTQHVPEVDENYVFDHDTTLALLAGFAHNRRVMVQGYHGTGKSTHIEQVAARLNWPCVRINLDSHVSRIDLVGKDVIVLKDGKQVTEFQEGILPWALQNSVALVFDEYDAGRPDVMFVIQRILEVSGKLTLLDQNRVIHPHGSFRLFATSNTVGLGDTTGLYHGTQQINQGQMDRWNIVTTLNYLPHDVETKIILGKETDYNDTAEGRDTIAKMVRVADLTREGFMAGDISTVMSPRTVLSWAENGRIFGSIGFAFRVSFLNKCDEAERPMIAEYYQRCFGEDLPESAMNLVTEA from the coding sequence ATGAGTAAACAGATGGAAGCTGTAGGCTTGCCGGATACCACTGTAACTGTTAGGGAAGTTTTTGGCCTTAACATTGAAATGGATGTCCCAGCTTTCAGTCAAAGAACGCAACATGTGCCTGAAGTGGATGAAAACTATGTTTTCGATCACGATACAACACTTGCGCTTCTCGCAGGCTTTGCTCATAACCGCCGCGTGATGGTTCAAGGTTATCATGGGACTGGCAAATCAACCCATATTGAACAAGTCGCCGCTCGGCTGAACTGGCCTTGTGTCAGGATTAATCTCGACAGTCATGTGAGTAGAATTGATTTGGTTGGAAAAGATGTCATCGTTCTTAAAGACGGGAAACAAGTCACAGAATTCCAAGAAGGGATCTTACCATGGGCGCTCCAAAATTCTGTGGCGCTGGTTTTTGACGAATATGATGCCGGTCGCCCTGATGTCATGTTTGTCATTCAACGTATCCTTGAAGTTTCTGGAAAACTCACTTTACTTGATCAAAACCGAGTTATTCATCCTCACGGTTCTTTTCGGCTTTTTGCTACGTCCAATACCGTTGGTCTAGGCGACACAACAGGCCTCTATCATGGCACCCAGCAAATAAACCAAGGACAGATGGACCGGTGGAATATTGTCACCACCCTTAACTACCTACCCCATGACGTTGAAACAAAAATCATTCTTGGGAAAGAAACAGACTATAATGATACAGCAGAAGGGCGCGATACCATTGCCAAAATGGTGCGGGTTGCTGACTTAACACGAGAGGGTTTTATGGCTGGGGATATATCGACAGTCATGAGCCCAAGAACTGTCCTTTCTTGGGCTGAGAACGGTCGTATTTTTGGTTCCATTGGCTTTGCCTTCCGCGTTTCTTTCCTTAATAAATGCGACGAAGCTGAGCGTCCAATGATTGCAGAATATTATCAACGCTGCTTTGGAGAAGACCTGCCTGAAAGTGCCATGAATTTGGTGACAGAGGCCTAA
- a CDS encoding YraN family protein, whose amino-acid sequence MRQRRRAEQKGRWAERYSAWTLRFKGYKILEQRYKTPVGEIDLIAKQGHLLVFVEVKARATIDAGLASISYRQKDRIKRAALLYCQKIYHKGAVRFDAMVKADDHFFVKHIEAAWR is encoded by the coding sequence GTGAGACAGCGGAGAAGAGCTGAGCAAAAAGGCCGGTGGGCTGAACGATATTCCGCTTGGACCCTCCGCTTCAAAGGGTATAAAATTTTAGAGCAACGGTATAAAACACCTGTTGGCGAGATTGATTTAATTGCAAAACAGGGTCATCTCCTCGTTTTTGTTGAAGTTAAAGCGCGGGCCACAATTGATGCTGGACTAGCCTCTATTAGCTATAGACAAAAAGATAGAATTAAGAGAGCCGCCCTGCTTTATTGTCAAAAAATTTATCATAAAGGGGCGGTAAGATTTGATGCGATGGTTAAGGCAGACGATCATTTTTTTGTGAAACATATAGAGGCAGCTTGGCGCTAG
- a CDS encoding YggS family pyridoxal phosphate-dependent enzyme: protein MASKLVEEIQKNIQTVRDKTASKIAYSLLNHSEPRLIAVSKVQPIEKIDAALEVGQRVFGENRVQEAEERWAPRREAYKDLTLILIGSLQTNKVSNAVALFDEIQSLDRIKLARSLKKEMTNQGKNIPLMIQVNTGCEEQKGGCLPQDLNALVAECEALDLNVVGLMCIPTAGEDPSLHFHLLKKLATIYGYEKLSMGMSGDYDLAAAMGSSDIRVGTAIFGARIST from the coding sequence ATGGCCAGTAAGCTTGTAGAAGAAATTCAGAAAAATATTCAAACAGTCCGTGATAAAACTGCGTCTAAAATCGCTTATTCTCTGCTGAATCACTCCGAACCGCGGTTAATCGCAGTTTCAAAAGTACAACCAATAGAAAAAATTGATGCTGCACTAGAGGTAGGACAGAGAGTTTTTGGCGAAAATAGAGTTCAAGAGGCAGAGGAGCGCTGGGCACCGCGGCGTGAGGCCTATAAAGATTTGACTTTGATCTTAATTGGCAGCTTACAAACTAATAAAGTGTCAAATGCAGTTGCTCTTTTTGATGAGATTCAGTCCTTAGATCGTATTAAACTCGCACGCTCCTTAAAAAAAGAAATGACCAATCAAGGCAAAAACATACCTCTTATGATCCAAGTGAATACAGGGTGTGAAGAGCAAAAAGGCGGGTGCCTGCCTCAGGATTTGAATGCATTAGTTGCTGAGTGTGAGGCTTTAGATCTTAATGTAGTAGGATTAATGTGTATTCCGACTGCAGGAGAAGACCCAAGTCTTCACTTTCATTTATTGAAAAAATTGGCGACAATCTATGGCTATGAAAAACTTTCTATGGGTATGAGCGGAGATTATGACCTTGCCGCAGCTATGGGATCATCGGATATACGTGTGGGAACTGCAATTTTTGGTGCGCGTATTTCGACTTAA
- a CDS encoding esterase-like activity of phytase family protein: MTIKPISRIRIFFRSLLLIIPLSLAGYFLWPAAPLEPLKPVTSQEKTTNNAAYVQSVNQSGKDIAVSVSPWVLNPDNPEQAQFGSLSLNWAKRLETTDPEFGGVSGLSLIEATNQIVSFRSITDTGYVFSLHVSEPRQGDMMSISHFRPVLNRGEEKGDSDSEAVIVMPFGFDLITYERNHRIMVGDIRLKNPPRIDLLPLNGGIESADISPLTKRLTLLAEDPREGEEYIPLWISRMPLDEGRVDLTYDEYKYNSPEGYKPTDITFLPDGSMLILHRRWTPLEGTSAKITHVPVTQLQKPEGSLIQSILLADLSKEMAVDNFEGLEVIEGEGFYTLFIISDDNFRDAQETLLLSFRLDKAILENIKIDP, translated from the coding sequence ATGACTATAAAACCAATCAGTAGAATCCGCATCTTCTTTAGAAGTTTATTGCTTATAATTCCCCTCTCTCTTGCAGGATATTTTTTATGGCCCGCTGCTCCGTTAGAGCCACTAAAGCCTGTTACATCCCAGGAAAAAACAACAAACAATGCAGCTTATGTTCAATCTGTAAATCAATCCGGTAAAGATATTGCCGTATCAGTAAGTCCTTGGGTTTTAAACCCTGATAACCCAGAGCAAGCTCAATTTGGATCCTTGTCGTTGAATTGGGCGAAACGTCTCGAGACCACAGATCCTGAATTTGGTGGCGTTTCTGGGCTAAGCCTTATCGAAGCAACGAACCAAATAGTGTCTTTTAGAAGCATCACTGATACAGGATACGTCTTTTCCCTTCATGTATCAGAGCCTCGACAAGGGGACATGATGTCCATTAGCCACTTCAGACCTGTCCTTAATCGCGGTGAAGAAAAGGGTGATAGTGACAGTGAAGCAGTGATCGTAATGCCTTTTGGTTTTGATTTGATCACATATGAGCGTAATCACCGTATTATGGTTGGTGATATCCGTCTTAAAAACCCCCCAAGAATTGATCTTCTTCCCCTCAACGGCGGTATAGAATCTGCAGATATTTCACCGCTGACTAAGCGTCTAACCCTCTTGGCAGAAGACCCTCGAGAGGGCGAAGAGTATATCCCCCTTTGGATCAGCCGGATGCCACTTGATGAAGGCCGTGTAGACCTCACATATGATGAATATAAATATAATAGCCCTGAAGGGTATAAACCCACCGATATCACTTTTCTTCCTGATGGATCGATGCTTATTCTTCATCGGCGCTGGACACCTCTGGAAGGAACCAGCGCTAAGATCACCCATGTACCTGTGACCCAACTACAGAAACCGGAGGGTTCCTTAATCCAATCCATACTTCTTGCAGATCTTTCCAAAGAAATGGCTGTGGATAACTTCGAAGGATTAGAAGTTATAGAAGGAGAGGGTTTTTATACGCTTTTCATCATTAGTGATGATAATTTTAGAGACGCACAAGAAACCCTCCTGCTCTCTTTCCGCCTCGATAAGGCGATCTTGGAAAATATTAAAATTGACCCATAA
- the cobT gene encoding cobaltochelatase subunit CobT, giving the protein MTEESDLDVIFTADIPGQAGLQVRLPHLPHKASARDVSEVRGIGDSIALKHLHHDEQLHRKLTPAGKVSKQVFDTLEQVRYESIGARQMQGVKENIRIHTEQRTLEAGLGRAAQEPHQHLAPVIGLLAREKLLGEEIPSSVATIVARHRLKLDPILEPFFNDLDNKIESQKSASVVLRTLISELLGGVDGEEADGDNQQSDESDEFGDDPDNGQEDQQGCDDGENGEGEGEEQSGDGQPDGDDNENGDDVAVSDEDMTDAETGKGATEGAIPWRPNRPFEEITDPDFYKIYTEEFDETIRAEELSDTEELDRLRKYLDNQMAHLGGVVSKLANRLQRRLLAQQQRHWQFDLEEGYLDPARLVRVVTNPTHALSYKKESETDFKDTVVTLLLDNSGSMRGRPISIAAICADILSRTLERCGVKVEILGFTTRAWKGGQCREKWLKAGRPETPGRLNDLRHIIYKRADAPWRRARRNLGLMMREGLLKENIDGEALMWAHNRLIGRSEERRIMMVISDGAPVDDSSLSVNSGTYLENHLRQVIDVIEKKSPVELLAIGIGHDVTRYYSKAVTIVDAEQLGGAMTEQLAALFEDVLPTPAGTKRR; this is encoded by the coding sequence ATGACGGAAGAAAGTGACTTAGATGTTATTTTCACTGCTGACATTCCTGGTCAAGCTGGCCTTCAAGTTCGCCTACCACACTTACCCCACAAGGCCTCTGCTCGAGATGTCTCAGAAGTCCGAGGAATTGGTGATTCTATAGCCTTGAAACATCTTCACCACGACGAACAATTGCATAGAAAGCTTACTCCAGCGGGGAAAGTATCAAAACAAGTTTTTGATACACTAGAGCAAGTCCGATATGAAAGTATCGGTGCCCGTCAAATGCAAGGTGTTAAGGAAAATATCCGTATTCATACAGAACAACGGACACTGGAGGCTGGGCTGGGTCGGGCAGCACAAGAACCCCACCAACATCTTGCCCCTGTGATCGGCTTACTGGCACGTGAAAAACTTTTGGGGGAAGAAATACCATCCTCTGTCGCAACAATTGTTGCACGACATCGGTTGAAGCTAGATCCTATATTAGAACCTTTTTTCAATGATTTAGATAATAAGATTGAGAGCCAAAAAAGCGCTTCTGTTGTTCTAAGAACTCTTATTTCTGAGCTGCTGGGCGGGGTTGATGGAGAAGAGGCAGACGGTGATAACCAACAGTCTGATGAGAGCGACGAGTTCGGTGATGACCCTGACAACGGTCAAGAAGATCAACAAGGCTGCGATGACGGGGAAAATGGGGAAGGCGAAGGGGAAGAACAATCAGGAGACGGTCAGCCAGACGGCGATGACAATGAAAATGGGGATGATGTTGCCGTTAGCGATGAGGATATGACTGATGCTGAAACTGGAAAAGGAGCCACTGAAGGCGCTATTCCATGGCGACCCAATCGACCTTTTGAAGAAATCACTGACCCTGACTTTTACAAAATCTATACGGAAGAATTTGATGAAACTATTCGGGCTGAAGAATTAAGCGACACTGAAGAATTAGACCGACTCCGGAAATATTTAGACAACCAAATGGCTCATCTTGGCGGCGTTGTCTCTAAACTTGCAAACCGGTTACAACGCAGGCTCTTGGCGCAACAACAACGTCATTGGCAATTTGATCTAGAAGAAGGCTATTTAGATCCTGCCCGTCTTGTACGCGTTGTTACAAACCCAACACATGCCTTGTCATATAAAAAAGAAAGTGAAACTGACTTTAAGGATACTGTTGTAACACTTCTCCTTGATAATTCTGGCTCTATGCGAGGCCGTCCTATCTCAATTGCAGCCATCTGTGCAGATATTCTTTCGCGAACATTAGAGCGGTGCGGCGTGAAAGTAGAAATTCTTGGTTTCACCACTCGTGCATGGAAGGGGGGACAGTGCCGTGAGAAATGGCTAAAAGCAGGTCGCCCAGAAACACCCGGTCGCTTGAATGATTTAAGACATATCATCTATAAAAGAGCGGATGCCCCGTGGCGCCGCGCCCGACGCAATTTAGGTTTAATGATGCGGGAAGGTCTGCTGAAGGAAAATATTGATGGGGAAGCTCTCATGTGGGCTCATAATCGCCTCATAGGTCGCTCTGAAGAGCGCCGTATTATGATGGTGATTAGTGACGGCGCTCCTGTGGATGACAGTTCTCTAAGTGTGAATTCTGGTACCTATCTTGAAAACCACCTTAGGCAGGTTATTGATGTTATTGAAAAAAAATCTCCTGTAGAACTGTTAGCTATTGGAATAGGTCACGATGTGACACGCTACTACTCGAAAGCTGTGACCATTGTCGATGCTGAACAATTGGGCGGGGCTATGACCGAACAATTAGCCGCCTTATTTGAGGATGTCTTACCGACACCTGCCGGAACAAAGCGTCGATAA
- a CDS encoding DUF4136 domain-containing protein, with product MKKIKLVTATMMAFALSACLNTFNSDVTTFHQLPAAKGEKVSIVPIDPSKEKSLEFAAYAAQVGKQLTQLGYIPAKDAKPDLIVGLDYGINDGREKISTVPAVNSHLFWNRWYGFGYWHRYDPFFDDKFDNELRAKTVYKTTLNLEIRNPDGSKLYEGRAESETRDNSLPVLVPKLVEAIFINFPGESGKTTKVIVKPAE from the coding sequence ATGAAAAAAATTAAACTAGTAACGGCAACAATGATGGCTTTTGCCCTTTCTGCTTGCCTCAATACCTTTAATAGTGATGTGACAACTTTCCATCAACTTCCCGCCGCAAAAGGGGAAAAGGTCAGCATTGTCCCAATAGACCCCTCTAAAGAAAAATCTTTGGAATTCGCCGCCTATGCTGCCCAAGTAGGTAAACAACTGACTCAGCTGGGCTATATCCCTGCCAAAGATGCAAAGCCGGACCTGATTGTTGGCCTTGATTATGGCATTAACGATGGCCGTGAAAAAATCTCAACAGTTCCCGCAGTTAACAGTCACCTTTTCTGGAATCGTTGGTATGGGTTTGGATATTGGCACCGGTATGACCCCTTCTTTGATGATAAATTTGATAACGAATTAAGAGCTAAAACGGTCTATAAAACCACGTTGAATTTGGAAATTCGCAATCCTGATGGCAGCAAACTCTACGAAGGTAGAGCGGAAAGTGAAACGAGAGACAATAGCTTGCCCGTCCTCGTTCCCAAATTGGTGGAAGCCATTTTCATCAACTTCCCAGGTGAATCAGGCAAAACAACAAAAGTAATTGTTAAGCCTGCTGAATAA
- a CDS encoding CaiB/BaiF CoA transferase family protein has protein sequence MANQNNSETSANSGKKSGPLDGVKIVEFTSVVLGPWASQTLGDMGADIIKVEAPRHDSNRNMGAYHKHEDLKALYLTSNRNKRCIALDLKVKEGLDIALQLCKEADVILHNQRPQTIERLGLGYDAIKAINPKVIYCGSYGYAKDGPYGDKSAMDDAIQAASGLANLMEKVYGEPRYLPTVVADKTTAMAVVQGILAALFHRERTGEGQAVEVPMFETMVHWVLCEHSWGQTFDPPKGPAGYDRIMEKGRKPFKTKDGHIAMLPYMDHQWQLFADLAQCPELVQSSLFATMESRLKHGKETNQAVAKIVAEKTTNDWIALLKDTSIPHMRVNSLDDVFSDPHLQQTGFFETHKHEDHGILKMPRTPINFSKTPVSIQRMPPRYGQHSKVILQELGYDEETINSLLSEKTVQTPEDF, from the coding sequence ATGGCAAACCAAAACAATTCTGAGACATCGGCAAATTCTGGTAAAAAGTCTGGACCTCTAGACGGTGTAAAAATAGTTGAATTTACCAGTGTCGTGCTGGGTCCGTGGGCCTCTCAAACATTAGGGGACATGGGGGCAGACATCATTAAAGTTGAAGCGCCTCGTCATGACAGCAATCGAAACATGGGGGCCTATCACAAGCATGAAGACCTTAAGGCTCTTTATTTAACGTCAAACAGAAATAAACGCTGTATTGCCCTTGATCTTAAAGTTAAGGAGGGCTTAGACATTGCCCTTCAACTCTGTAAAGAGGCTGATGTTATCCTCCACAACCAACGCCCCCAAACTATTGAACGATTGGGTTTAGGCTATGATGCTATAAAAGCTATAAATCCTAAGGTTATTTACTGTGGCTCTTATGGCTATGCAAAAGACGGCCCCTACGGCGATAAAAGCGCTATGGATGACGCGATCCAAGCTGCCTCAGGCCTCGCCAATTTGATGGAGAAAGTTTACGGAGAGCCCCGATATTTACCTACTGTTGTTGCTGATAAAACCACAGCGATGGCTGTCGTACAGGGCATTCTGGCAGCCCTCTTCCATAGAGAGAGAACTGGTGAGGGGCAGGCAGTAGAAGTCCCCATGTTTGAGACGATGGTGCACTGGGTTCTTTGCGAGCATTCTTGGGGGCAAACCTTCGACCCCCCTAAAGGCCCTGCCGGCTACGATCGTATTATGGAAAAAGGTCGAAAACCATTTAAAACAAAAGACGGGCATATCGCCATGCTGCCTTATATGGACCATCAATGGCAATTATTTGCAGACTTGGCCCAGTGTCCTGAATTGGTACAATCTTCGCTTTTTGCTACAATGGAAAGCCGTTTGAAACATGGAAAAGAGACCAATCAAGCTGTGGCAAAGATTGTGGCAGAAAAAACAACGAATGACTGGATTGCTCTTCTGAAAGACACCAGCATTCCGCATATGCGAGTCAATAGTTTGGATGATGTTTTTTCTGACCCCCACTTGCAACAAACCGGCTTTTTTGAAACCCACAAGCATGAGGACCATGGCATATTAAAAATGCCGCGCACTCCAATTAATTTTTCAAAAACACCGGTTTCTATTCAACGGATGCCGCCGCGCTATGGTCAGCATAGTAAAGTCATATTACAAGAGCTTGGGTATGATGAAGAAACAATCAACAGTCTTCTTTCTGAAAAAACTGTCCAAACCCCTGAAGATTTTTAG
- a CDS encoding penicillin-binding protein activator produces the protein MANTNKPLFFLFLIPILILLSGCGGETRPEPKRSTLHTPPPAEVLTKIDGDQSEDELDASAPLQPLLTDTSKINVAVLLPLSGANKEIGSAMLNAVMMALFDSYDPRITLFPFDTKGTSAGAVQAAERAIDIKARIVIGPLLSNNVQAAGHVLSQDNIPLIGLSNDRRVAARNRYLLGFLPESEVDRVVSYALSQNKKKMAALIPENAYGDRVLSRFGRSLDTFGGEIKAVETYPIDADNVQESVRRVSNYDRRRRDYQAEINFLRGLQRDLSDRIAADLARAEQIQEPDFDAILIPEGGDLLRTLVPLLPFYEVDPKKIQFMGTGLMNDPDIMNDPPLQGTWFAGIPPQNLAAFTTRYEQTFNESPPRLASLAYDAMGLVATVLRNALEERLQSDKSTSPIESSSDPIFTYKTLENAQGFMGVNGLFRFLPDGTNERMLAILEINSRGLRVVDTAPAQFPAFGYILQTVEDNQLMGQPPTKEESSPEGD, from the coding sequence ATGGCAAACACTAATAAACCTTTGTTTTTTCTCTTCCTGATTCCTATTCTCATCCTTCTGAGCGGTTGCGGCGGTGAAACGCGCCCTGAACCAAAAAGATCAACTCTTCATACCCCCCCGCCAGCAGAAGTTCTGACAAAGATAGACGGGGATCAAAGTGAAGACGAATTAGACGCATCGGCACCACTCCAACCTCTTTTGACTGACACATCAAAGATTAACGTGGCAGTCCTCTTGCCCCTTTCTGGCGCAAATAAGGAAATTGGCAGTGCTATGTTAAATGCTGTGATGATGGCCTTATTTGACAGCTATGACCCACGCATCACCCTCTTTCCTTTTGATACTAAAGGGACATCGGCTGGGGCTGTACAGGCAGCTGAGCGTGCCATAGACATCAAAGCAAGAATTGTGATTGGTCCACTTTTGTCGAACAATGTGCAAGCGGCAGGGCATGTCCTTTCCCAAGATAACATCCCGCTCATTGGCTTATCCAATGATCGTCGCGTTGCCGCACGCAATCGCTACCTTCTTGGATTCTTACCTGAAAGCGAAGTAGACCGAGTAGTGTCTTATGCGCTCTCTCAAAACAAAAAAAAGATGGCGGCTCTTATTCCTGAAAATGCCTATGGTGATCGAGTTCTATCTCGTTTTGGACGCTCACTCGACACTTTTGGTGGTGAAATTAAAGCCGTTGAAACTTACCCAATTGATGCAGATAATGTTCAGGAGTCTGTACGCCGCGTGAGTAATTATGATCGTAGACGACGGGACTATCAGGCGGAAATTAATTTTCTTCGCGGTCTACAACGCGATTTATCAGACCGTATTGCAGCAGACCTAGCACGCGCCGAACAAATTCAAGAGCCTGATTTTGACGCCATCCTCATCCCTGAAGGGGGAGATTTGCTTAGAACTCTTGTGCCTCTCCTACCTTTTTATGAGGTAGACCCTAAAAAGATTCAATTCATGGGTACAGGATTGATGAATGATCCTGATATTATGAACGACCCCCCTCTTCAAGGCACTTGGTTTGCAGGCATTCCTCCCCAAAACCTTGCGGCTTTCACTACACGCTATGAACAAACATTTAACGAGTCACCTCCTAGACTAGCCTCGTTGGCATATGACGCAATGGGATTGGTGGCAACTGTCTTGAGAAATGCGCTTGAAGAAAGACTACAAAGCGACAAAAGCACATCACCTATTGAGAGTTCAAGTGACCCAATTTTTACATATAAGACACTTGAAAACGCTCAAGGGTTTATGGGGGTGAATGGACTTTTCCGTTTCTTGCCTGATGGCACGAACGAGCGGATGCTTGCAATCCTTGAGATTAATAGTCGAGGGTTAAGGGTTGTGGATACAGCCCCAGCTCAATTCCCTGCCTTTGGCTATATCCTGCAAACTGTTGAAGATAACCAATTGATGGGTCAACCCCCAACTAAAGAAGAATCTTCTCCAGAAGGTGATTAA
- the gshB gene encoding glutathione synthase, whose amino-acid sequence MALNIAFQMDPMDGLNLAGDSTFALMEEAQSRGHTLYHYLPDALTYEEGKVTAHAHPVTVRYEEGDHYTFGDPIRLDLAQDVDVIQMRQDPPFDMHYITITHLLELIADQTLVINNPVEVRNAPEKLFVTQYRDLMPATMITRHVGDIEAFRKKYGDIIVKPLYGMGGAGVFHLRPEDSNLHSLTELFFASSREQLIAQQFLPEVKYGDKRIILVDGEVAGAINRIPAEGEVRSNLAVGGRAAKTGLTDREREICERLKPELQRRGLLFVGIDVIGDYLTEINVTSPTGLMGIKDFEGVNVAGMIWDAVESKV is encoded by the coding sequence ATGGCTTTAAATATTGCATTTCAGATGGACCCTATGGACGGGCTTAATCTTGCAGGGGATAGCACTTTTGCATTAATGGAGGAGGCTCAATCTAGGGGTCATACTCTTTATCATTATCTCCCTGATGCTCTGACGTATGAAGAAGGAAAAGTGACAGCGCATGCCCATCCGGTAACTGTCCGATATGAAGAGGGGGATCATTATACTTTTGGGGACCCCATTCGTTTGGACCTTGCTCAAGATGTCGATGTGATCCAAATGCGTCAAGACCCTCCTTTTGATATGCACTATATTACAATCACGCACCTTTTAGAGTTAATTGCAGATCAAACATTGGTTATTAATAATCCTGTTGAGGTAAGAAACGCTCCAGAGAAGCTTTTTGTCACCCAGTACCGTGATTTAATGCCAGCAACTATGATCACACGCCATGTCGGTGATATCGAAGCTTTCCGAAAAAAATACGGGGATATTATTGTCAAACCTCTTTATGGTATGGGCGGCGCTGGGGTCTTTCATCTGCGCCCTGAAGACAGCAATTTACATAGCCTGACAGAGCTTTTCTTTGCGTCTTCTCGTGAGCAGCTGATCGCTCAACAATTTTTACCAGAAGTAAAATACGGCGATAAACGTATCATCCTAGTGGACGGTGAAGTTGCTGGGGCAATCAACCGCATCCCAGCGGAAGGAGAGGTTCGATCTAACTTAGCTGTGGGGGGGCGTGCCGCAAAAACAGGCCTGACTGACAGAGAGCGCGAGATTTGCGAACGCCTAAAGCCGGAGTTGCAGCGTCGGGGCTTGTTGTTTGTAGGCATTGATGTGATTGGTGATTATCTTACAGAAATTAATGTCACATCCCCGACAGGCTTGATGGGGATTAAAGACTTTGAGGGTGTGAATGTAGCTGGAATGATTTGGGACGCGGTTGAAAGCAAAGTTTAG
- the rsmI gene encoding 16S rRNA (cytidine(1402)-2'-O)-methyltransferase, producing the protein MASDENSFKQDRLIEDHLRSGLYIVSTPIGNLGDLSSRALKTLKQADLIACEDTRVTAKLLTAYGVKSRLIAYHEHNGDLQRPKIMDAMDRGEIVALVSDAGTPLISDPGYKLVHEAQEEGYYVTACPGPSAMIMALTLSGMPTDRFLFAGFPPNKSGARQSFYESVKDNQATLVFYESARRLTESLKDAEQILGSRQAAVCRELTKKFEEVKRGPLNELIAYYEEVGNPKGEVVLVIDRAAAQSKAEQIGLDSETLLTKALTYLSVKDASAFVASLTGEKKKDLYKKALEMKDR; encoded by the coding sequence ATGGCAAGTGATGAAAATAGTTTTAAACAAGATCGATTGATAGAAGATCACCTACGTAGTGGCTTATATATCGTTTCAACACCAATTGGAAATTTAGGTGATTTATCTTCACGAGCGTTAAAAACACTGAAACAAGCGGATCTTATTGCCTGTGAAGACACGCGTGTCACAGCAAAGCTTTTAACCGCTTATGGTGTAAAGTCTCGATTAATTGCTTATCATGAACATAATGGTGACCTCCAACGGCCAAAAATTATGGATGCAATGGACCGCGGTGAGATTGTCGCTCTGGTCAGTGATGCAGGTACACCCCTCATTTCAGATCCTGGATATAAGCTTGTCCATGAAGCTCAGGAAGAGGGCTATTATGTCACAGCCTGCCCTGGACCCTCTGCAATGATAATGGCTTTAACCTTGTCAGGCATGCCCACAGATCGTTTTCTTTTCGCGGGTTTTCCTCCTAATAAATCTGGCGCACGTCAGAGTTTTTACGAGAGTGTCAAAGACAATCAGGCAACCCTTGTTTTTTATGAAAGTGCTCGCCGTTTAACAGAGAGTTTGAAAGACGCTGAACAAATTCTTGGGTCGCGACAAGCGGCAGTATGCCGAGAGCTGACAAAAAAATTTGAAGAAGTAAAAAGGGGCCCTTTAAATGAATTGATCGCTTATTATGAAGAAGTAGGCAATCCAAAAGGAGAGGTGGTTTTGGTGATCGACCGTGCAGCTGCACAGAGCAAAGCAGAGCAAATTGGGTTGGATTCTGAAACTCTTCTCACTAAAGCTTTGACCTATCTTTCCGTGAAAGATGCCAGTGCTTTTGTTGCTTCTCTCACAGGTGAAAAGAAAAAAGACTTGTACAAAAAAGCCTTAGAAATGAAAGACCGGTGA
- a CDS encoding thiamine phosphate synthase has protein sequence MTDEKRTGPTEFIIPELPKNTVILYREYEKINRAEEASKLQYLSLSAGCRFFVAGDIPLARSLNAEGVHIPHWLLETVKQDDLLGLKTTVACHDQQALHRAEELKLTMALVSPVFPTSSHPGAPVLGIDMLTNLSANAKIELAALGGITKDTAPLLKNLSLSAIAGVSAFV, from the coding sequence ATGACAGATGAAAAACGCACAGGCCCTACGGAATTCATCATCCCTGAACTCCCAAAAAATACAGTTATTCTTTATAGAGAGTATGAAAAAATCAACAGGGCTGAGGAGGCCTCCAAGCTGCAATATCTATCACTTAGTGCAGGGTGTCGGTTTTTTGTAGCTGGAGATATCCCTCTTGCTCGCTCTTTGAATGCTGAAGGTGTCCATATCCCACACTGGCTACTTGAGACAGTTAAACAAGACGATCTTTTGGGTTTGAAAACGACTGTTGCTTGTCATGATCAACAGGCTTTACATCGCGCAGAAGAGCTCAAACTGACCATGGCTTTGGTCTCTCCCGTTTTCCCAACATCAAGCCATCCTGGGGCGCCGGTTCTTGGAATAGATATGTTGACCAACCTGAGTGCCAACGCCAAGATTGAACTTGCTGCGCTCGGGGGGATCACAAAAGACACAGCGCCCCTCTTAAAAAATCTTTCTCTTTCGGCAATAGCAGGTGTATCAGCGTTTGTTTAA